A genomic segment from Juglans regia cultivar Chandler chromosome 14, Walnut 2.0, whole genome shotgun sequence encodes:
- the LOC109014894 gene encoding UDP-glucosyltransferase 29-like gives MDGRHSRISVLMFPWLAHGHISPFLELAKKLTKRNFHIYFCSTPVNLRPIKEKLPEKYSLSIQLVELHLPSLPELPPHYHTTNGLPPHLMPTLKKAFDMASPNFSTIVKNLRPDLLIYDFLQQWAPSIALSRNIPAVEFLPTNAAMTSFVIHLTKNPGVEFPFPEIYLRDNYAISKFQNVLESSANGIKDTERAVECCEQSSEIVLIKTFREIEAKYLDYLSELTGKKIVPVGPLVQDPVHEYDEKPGIMEWLNNKERSSTVFVSFGSEYFLSKEEMEEIAYGLEQSMVPFIWVVRFPGGAKVSLEMALPKGFLDRVGDGGMVVEGWAPQTKILEHSSIGGFSSHCGWSSVLESMKLGVPIIAMPMHLDQPINARLVEEVGMGLEVERDMNGKLKREEVAKVIREVVVEKAGESVRQKAKELKEKLISKGEEEIDEVVQEVVQLCRKKNRH, from the coding sequence ATGGATGGTAGACATTCTCGTATCAGTGTCCTGATGTTTCCTTGGTTAGCTCACGGCCACATATCACCTTTCCTAGAGCTAGCCAAGAAGCTTACCAAGAGAAACTTTCACATCTATTTTTGTTCTACGCCTGTAAACCTCCGCCCCATCAAAGAAAAGCTTCCTGAAAAGTATTCACTTTCAATACAGCTTGTGGAACTCCATCTTCCTTCCTTGCCCGAGCTTCCTCCACACTACCACACAACCAATGGCCTCCCACCCCATCTCATGCCCACCCTCAAGAAGGCCTTTGACATGGCCAGCCCAAACTTCTCCACCATCGTAAAGAACTTGCGCCCTGATTTGCTTATCTATGATTTTCTTCAGCAATGGGCACCATCTATTGCTCTGTCTCGAAACATTCCAGCGGTTGAGTTCTTACCTACTAATGCTGCCATGACATCTTTTGTCATACACCTTACGAAGAACCCTGGTGTCGAATTTCCTTTCCCAGAAATCTATCTGCGGGATAATTATGCCATTAGTAAGTTCCAGAACGTGCTTGAATCATCTGCAAATGGTATCAAAGACACTGAACGAGCAGTAGAATGCTGTGAACAATCTTCTGAGATCGTTTTGATCAAAACTTTTAGGGAGATTGAGGCAAAATACCTTGACTATCTCTCAGAGTTGACGGGGAAGAAGATTGTGCCGGTAGGGCCCCTTGTTCAAGACCCTGTTCACGAATATGATGAGAAACCGGGAATCATGGAATGGCTTAATAACAAGGAACGATCATCGACTGTGTTTGTTTCCTTTGGAAGTGAGTATTTTCTGTCAAAGGAGGAAATGGAAGAGATAGCATATGGGCTGGAACAGAGCATGGTACCATTCATATGGGTAGTGAGATTTCCTGGAGGTGCCAAAGTCAGTCTTGAAATGGCACTTCCAAAAGGTTTTCTCGATAGGGTTGGAGATGGAGGAATGGTTGTGGAGGGATGGGCACCGCAAACGAAGATTTTAGAGCATTCTAGCATTGGTGGGTTTTCGAGTCATTGTGGATGGAGTTCTGTGCTGGAGAGCATGAAACTTGGGGTCCCAATCATAGCCATGCCCATGCACCTTGATCAGCCAATCAATGCAAGGCTGGTGGAGGAAGTGGGTATGGGTCTAGAAGTCGAGAGAGATATGAATGGGAAGCTTAAAAGAGAGGAGGTGGCAAAGGTGATCAGAGAGGTGGTTGTGGAGAAAGCCGGAGAGAGTGTAAGGCAGAAGGCAAAGGAATTGAAGGAGAAACTAATCAgtaagggagaggaagagattgATGAAGTGGTTCAAGAGGTGGTGCAACTTTGTAGGAAGAAGAACAGGCACTAG